Below is a genomic region from Eupeodes corollae chromosome 1, idEupCoro1.1, whole genome shotgun sequence.
GAAAACAAATCTCCATTTCACAACATATTTTGACTTATtgtcattacttgaatttgcaTGTGCAATTATATGATGTTAAGTACAGGGTGCCACAATTTCAAATGTCCATCAAAAACCCAACCACAATCTTTCGGTCTGAAATTGACGCAGCATGCATCAGTTGAATGAAGCCACATAGAGCTTCAAAAGGGCATTCAATTCATGGATGTAATCCATTTAATCATTGAACCTGCCAACTGAATTTGCGTCTGATCAACTTTGTGCATATCGGCAAGTAATGTTACCAAAACATCGGTATCATATGCTCTCACCAATATATAAAAGTGATTTTCATCTTTGAGTCATGGACTTTCATCGTCATGTTATATATTAAACATGAACTTGAAGTGCGCtacataattaagttttgaCATTATATTCATGTTTAGTGTTAAGCATCACCCGATCCTTACTACCAACCTATGCAAAGTGAATTTCAGGTTTATACTAATTACTAATTTGTACCTTACTTAGTTCGGAGATTTTTTAGAGGGCATCAAAGACGATAAATTAGCGAAGTATAAATCGCTCATTCTGGATGAAGCACTGGCAGGCAGGTTTCTTGTCGGAGTTAAAAGCGATAAACTTCAGGAAAGGCTTCTTCGTGGTGACTCATCAACCTTCGAAAAAGTGTGTCAGCAAGCATTGAATGTAGAGGCTTCACACAACGCATCACACGCCATTCAACCTATGTCACAAAATGTTATCTATAACAACAAAAAGCCTTTACTACGACATACAAATTCAAATATACGTCATGATAAAACTCCACGTGCAGCGGCGCCTAGTTCTCACAACTCTTCTAACAAAACAAGTTCCAGCAGTCATTTGCTGCATATTAACAGCAAGCAGAATTGTTTTCATTGTGGGAGCAGTGCCCATAAAGAGGATCAGTGTCCTGCTAAAGAATGGAAATGTTTTGCCTGTAACAAAAGAGGCTACATAGGTATAGCAAGTGCCGTTTTCGAGCGAATGCGAAGAGCGTTAATAGCGTGAATATTTGCAATAAATCTGAAGAGGTAACAATTTCGCGAGCCAAACATTTCTGTCGTAAGTAATCAAGCACaatttttgagtaaaattaaGTCTAGATTTCCTAAATAACTCTACCAGAACTAGTACATCCGATTGTGGGGTATGaggcaaaaattgttttaaaaagtgtCCAAACACCAATTTTTTTCATGGCGCTTATCAGGTACCTTATAAGTTGCctgaaaaagtataaattgaGTTCACAAGGTTAGTCAACCAACAAATTTTAGTTCCTGTTGAGTATAGTAATTGGGCCAGCCCTATTGTAATATTGCCGAAAAAAGACGGCGTCATAAGAATCTGTTTTGAATGTAAAGTTACTTTAAATAAGTGTATAGAAACTTAATATTATCTACTACCTCGTATTGAGGATATTTTTGCAGGGTTGTCGGGACACCTAACCAGTAACCATGGACCTGTAAGCATCttacataataaataataatattatagatAAATCTAAGTGGTTTATTTGAACAAGATTATGTCCTAATAGTATTTAcatgatttttgtaaataacagaCGAGGGTAATAGAACTCAAAAATGCACTTTAACTTTGCAATATTAAGCGCCTTAGGGCGCTAGACAATCCAAGCGCAAATCGTTATTCCAATTGAtatctttgataaaattttgggcATTATCAAATCACAAATCCCTTCTACTTATCTTAGAaagttacatatgtatattatttcatatgatattcaaaaaatcttttctcAGAACTTCATTTAATGTTAAATAAGGACTcgtaactaatgagaattttcagaaacaaagtaagataataaaatgatttaaattgtatttagacGAGAAAGATTTGTACTCTAaaatatcatacaatttatggctaagagatattttgtgttttaaataagCCTTAAAAATCCTGTATTGGTtgtttttgggattttttttttaatttagcacatcttaattatttaaaaaaaggattgttttgtttgtggcacaacaaaataaacttaattttgtccttatttttaatttaacaaactaAATTACAATGAAGGTTTGTAAATAAAAGACCTGTTGTTTTGAATCGCGTTTTTCTTAACCCAGCATATCCATCCAGCCCAGCCTGTCTCATGGAATGGTTGTTTCACATCCCTATAAATGTTGATTATTTTCCAATCGAACAAATTGAagtaaaagaaaacataagTTGGATAAAACCTACCTATCATTAtctaatcaatatctataagAAGTGTGAGTTCAAACAAAACAGATACAATAAATTTCGACTTTaaataggtacctacctacgactatcattgtttacaaaaagtaatttaatttatttatttctttatattgcTTTCTATTTTTGTCTAAATGTTGCTATCCAGAAGTTTTCAAGGCCTCCCCATAATAATTGCAttcatttataaacattttggataatttgaaaatataaaaactttgcagatcttaaaatttaaatatctataaTTTGGTATCTTCGTACGTAAACTAAGTGTTGTCGAGATGTTTTGTATACTTTTGTAAACTTATTCGCTTTATGGTTATTTGTTCTTGAGaataataatatacatactTATATTTTGTGTTGCCTTTTAAAAGAGCGCGGAAactaaaagaaatttatttaaatttatttgaatttattaatgactagtttaaaatatacaaaatagtttatctttttaatttcaattcttttttatgaacaatagtagatacatttttatgaagtgttttctttttgttgaacacttttctcgaataaaaattattaaataaattaaataaattctttattttttattctaataaTGTTATCTACCTATTATCTCCGATTTACTTTGGTATGTTTATGTTAGATATTTATTACAAgttatgattttttataaatatgaatcataaaatattttattattatttataataaaattaacaagtttgttaataatattttttgtttttttttaactatccgCATAGAACCTTGGCTTAagatacaatataatatatggACATGTAAATGGCAGccaaactatttatttaaaaaaaccaaatttaactaaaaataacaacaaatattaaaagaacggaaatagtaataataataaataacaatataagGACTTAAttccatacaaaaaaagtaaagatcTTAACTAGGAAAACATAGTACATTATACAAAGCATATATCTTAtctataaataatacaaatattttgtttatagaatAGCACACTGCCTTGGTCGATGCCTTGGCTTCTTTTCAACAGCTCGGACGGCATCTTCAAAGACTTCACCAAGGTTAATCTTCTTTTTTGCTGAACACTCAACAAGTGTATGAGCGTGAATTTCCTTGCGCAATTTTCTGCCCTCAGCTTGGGTTACGAACTTCTCGGAATTGGGAATTCTCAAGTCTAGTTTTGTGCCAATTAGAACCACGGGTACATTATTGGAAAAGTGACGAATTTCCGGCCACCATTtgcttttgatattttcaaatgaTGTACGACTACTTATCGAATAGCACAAAAGAAAACAGTCagtctgttaaataaaatattaaattaaattaaattaattaaaactcaTAATTTATTTGTACCTACATTTGGGTAGCTAAGTGGTCTCAGTCTTTCATAGTCTTCTTGTCCGGCTGTGTCCCAAAGTGTTAGATTGTAGTCTTTGCCATCAACAACTATGTTACACGCATGATTATCAAAGACTGTTGGAATGTACTCGTCGGGAAATTCATTTTGAGTGTAGGTAATGAGGAGACAAGTTTTTCCAACCATACCATCACCGACAATTGTTATTTTCAATGGTCTGAGAGACGCCATTTTGCTTCAATGTCTTGATGAAAGGAGTTCTGAAAAGAAAATGCAAAGttatattttatagaatttttaaaacacatctgtttaaaattttaattgagagAATTGTAGGGAAAAAGTCGGTGCATGAATTGTAAAATCTTTCTtctaatttgacatttgtgaaGTAAACTTACAAAAGAAACATAACCCTACAATTGTATTTACTATCAAAGATATAGCTTAACAACTGTATTTACTATCCGAGATATAGCTTTAAAACTAGTTAAAAAGCACAAACAAATTtggataaaacaaaacaatagccgacgaaccgaattccgctatcaggcaggatgatccattcaatataggcaacgaaagccaacaattccgtcttcccgatttagaaaatgtaaaaattggcATATCGAAGCTACAGTCTAAAAAGCTGCTGGCTTGAATGCCGATCTTTTCAAATCAGCTGCACATAATTTGGTCAGGAGCACGCAccaacttttctttaaaatatggttggaagaaagcatgcccggtaAACGCAAAATCAGTATTAGTTGCccaaaactgaaaaagaagaccctctaaagtgcaccaattatagaggaatcagtctactcaaCATCGCTTAAAAAAGCATATCTGCTGttatatgtaaacgtctaaagcacATCGGCAACAACCTCATAggaacttatcagtgtggttttagaccaagagTTCGACTGTATTTACAATGATTATTCTAAGTTTTGACCAGCTTTCTCATTTCCTGAGTTTATCACATGGATTTCATCTTATCTTTAAATAGGTACGTATTATCGTATTATCAAGTTAAATTCATAAGTTATTTCCTTAACCCTTTCATTGACAAATCAGAAGTTCCAaagggtagtcatttaggacctcTTCTCTTTatcttatttgtttaaaatacattAACAATTTAATCTATGCGGATGATATGataaagatgttcaaatggtagacatgtgcattcaagaagacacaagcgtccacaggtttttttcaaaacccacctctgtctatcaactccaactttctcacctccccgtggtgaacatcgcgtacctcaactggagattgggttccaacccaagaggaaagttgttgggggcagcaaacgagagagggagagagaggtgtttccactaaggcacctctccttatacagacggcagcggaggaattccagAGATGGAATCatcggtggcgtctacagttacagtaaggttgaactactaagtgaacactttatagggcttctacgacttattcggagcccaggtctATAAGAAGCAGTTTAATCctgctccccgtccttggactAAGAATCTGGCCCAcgaggttgtgccgtcggggtgacttcctggccacgtaaaaacatcatagttgcgaagcaccagcAAGCCTCGGGTAccgacggatttactgttgacaacctacgcaaacaaattaaggacaacaaacttcggatatACACGAGGAATGTTATGtcccgggcaaaaagaggatgaaaaactgcgatatttactatggtgactgctaccacgaaatccaacagcgcttatttggatgcggctttgtcattgaaGCCAGGCTTAGgaaagaagtcttgagctataggtgcatcaacgagcgtctgatatgcgcgcacgtcaacacagaagagaaggatgagaacaccaaagatatgttcttcgaactTTTAGACAAAAagatatgagcagtgtcctagctacgatatttaaattgtcctgggcgattttaatgccaagctaggaagggaatacatctttggtgaaataatcgggaagaacagcctgcacgacaactcTTCCGACAACCGATTCAgtctcatagattttgctgaggTGGGAAACGTCATGGTACCCCCCAACATCcccgcttccagcatcatggatatccgaactttccgaggagctaacatcgactcggaccactacctcgttgtagccaaggtagaacTTCGGGTTTCCACACCCAAGCAAAACaaggagatgctgggagaaggtacaacgtcgaacgactacaatcgcaagaggtCGCCAAATAATTTTCTGACCGagtaacaagtaacctctctcaaagttctctgccgccaacacaatgtatcgaaaagcagtggaaacattgccaagattcaatcagagaagccgcctctgatatGCTAGGATTCAAGAAACCACCagcaaggaacccctggtttgatgaggaatgccggcaggcaaatgcagccaagcaacaggcacgcaaagtggcgctgcataaaaggacgaaagctgctcatgagctctatgagcagaagatgcaagaagaacaccgacttctcagaatgaaaaagagagggcatgagaagcgtgtggtcgaagatgttgagaggtttaaaagcaggaatgaagtttaaaagtcttatgaacaggtgaaacgaaattcacaggtacataaaactAGAGCCGAAGgctttggactaagaaaacaattgagtggtaaagtcctctcttgaaggatcaaagtgtcgctatataagaccctatcatccccgtcctgctatatggtgcagaagcatggactataacaaaagcggatgaaagcgccttgggtcggttcgatgGAAAAGTTCGTAtgtatcgaaggggagtggtggagaatatggaacgatgagctgaacagcgacgtagacttagccagaattgtaaaagttcaacgactaagatggctgggtcacgtagagcccATGGACACCAACGCTCCGGCCCTgagagtcttcgaatccacacctacagggcagcgcagtagaggaagaccgcggatcaggtggctcgcacaagtggaaagtgtcctcacccaacttggagctcgaaactggagacatctagctggcCTTAAGTAAGGATGatatgaaaatattcaaaagcataaaaactttaaactactGATTACAACTCCGAAAGgatattaaaagttttgttgatTGGGATACACCTTTTTCTAATTAAATGTCAGGCaataactttctctaaaaaaaagtactcCTATTTGGATTGATTATAAAATATCGCCGCGCTCTTTACATCGCATTCATAGTTTTGAAGAtctgggagtttttttttaatctaatttcGATTTCACGGATAATATTAATTTGATCGTTATTATGATAGCATTTGTTAAACAATAGTCTAAAGAATTTTAGTATCCCTATATTACTCTCGCTCTATGTAACACTTTGGCCCGCCCCCATCTTGAGCTACGCATCCCAGGAATAGAGTCTGTTAAACGCAACTTCGTACGTTTTGCCTTAAGAGGTCAACCATGGTCTGATCCTTATAAACTTCCTCCTTATGAATATCGGATATAGGCAACCACctataaagcttcggttcccatcgatcacagcaatcaagcatcagtgagcggattagtagacagatggggaCCGACCGTCTCGAAATCTAGCGTGCTGTGGTCATGTGtgctttctgtctgttgttcttgtcttctgtccttctgtcttgtattaatgtcttgtatTGTTATCACCTTATATAGTCTTAGTCGCTCAAGGTGATGTGTCTCTACTTTGTACATTTAAGTGCTGAGAAGTATGCAATGTAaagtaatgtaatgtaatgaacATCGGATAAAGCTTCTTCAAAGGCAGCTTATATTGCAAAGGAGGGTTAATAATGATTAATGTCTttattcatcaacttttaactGGTTTAATTAGTGCACCtggtttattaaattgtatacgTATAAACTACCATTGAAGTGACCACAATACCCGTAGTTTCTAATCAACTCTGATGAGCCAGATAAGCAAAATGTTTGTGTTGAAAAATACAGCTTGTATAAAGTTTTCTACGCCAAGATCTGATAATACTCCTCTATTAATAGagccaattttaaatatttctttaaaaagaaaaagaaaagaataacaTTCTTCTAAAAAGACTGAattccaatttaatttgtagGGTACCTACGACCCTTATAAAGAAGTTCAGTATCATAAACTACGCCCTTTAACCCCACAAACACTATAGTTCAATTGATCTCAATTGATGTATGAATTAACCTATTGCATGCAATAAAGATGGAAATCAAATTATTAACGAACCGATCTTATAACAGAGTAGATATTAATAGGGATCATAATGAGAATGTCAATAAAGACCTTAAATGATGTATTTATGTACCTACTCGTACATTGTACAGTCATAAATGTAATGTATTTTACACTATATTCACACTGATAACTCTAATTAATGATTAGCTCTGCTTCGTTATAAGCCCTGaagtgcaaacaaaaattaaaacagccttttgaaaaattaaaacgaattCAAT
It encodes:
- the LOC129941134 gene encoding ras-like GTP-binding protein RhoL, with amino-acid sequence MASLRPLKITIVGDGMVGKTCLLITYTQNEFPDEYIPTVFDNHACNIVVDGKDYNLTLWDTAGQEDYERLRPLSYPNTDCFLLCYSISSRTSFENIKSKWWPEIRHFSNNVPVVLIGTKLDLRIPNSEKFVTQAEGRKLRKEIHAHTLVECSAKKKINLGEVFEDAVRAVEKKPRHRPRQCAIL